The following proteins come from a genomic window of Lolium rigidum isolate FL_2022 chromosome 5, APGP_CSIRO_Lrig_0.1, whole genome shotgun sequence:
- the LOC124655057 gene encoding uncharacterized protein LOC124655057 has protein sequence MVPPVHQQTSIMPINTRKEELELEEKELLCAPKKPKFTESVVQQQQEPEVLAVESEHKGHGDPSLKDSACVVQSDGEANGCSEGLVSGSTNKELPARSRLDQLCSTIGWKCPTYDFEDQGFYHTKLFKCKVTVHVETFSDTVVECYSEPNPQKEAAQEQASQGVLWCLKCLGHVK, from the exons ATGGTCCCGCCCGTGCACCAGCAGACTAGTATCATGCCAATCAATACACGAAAGGAGGAGttggagttggaagaaaag GAACTGTTGTGCGCACCCAAAAAGCCCAAATTTACAGAGTCCGTTGTCCAACAGCAGCAGGAACCTGAAGTTCTCGCTGTTGAGAGTGAGCATAAAGGCCATGGTGATCCTTCACTAAAAGATTCTGCTTGTGTAGTGCAGAGCGATGGTGAAGCAAACGGTTGCAGTGAGGGGCTTGTTTCTG GCAGTACAAATAAAGAACTACCAGCAAGGTCGCGACTGGATCAACTCTGCAGTACAATTGGCTGGAAGTGTCCAACATATGACTTTGAAGACCAGGGATTTTATCATACAAAACT GTTCAAATGCAAGGTGACTGTCCATGTGGAGACATTCTCGGACACTGTTGTGGAGTGCTACAGTGAACCCAACCCTCAGAAGGAAGCTGCCCAGGAACAAGCTTCTCAAGGGGTATTATGGTGCCTTAAGTGTCTTGGTCATGTTAAATAA